In the Bacillota bacterium genome, GGACATACGAACTGACCCAGGAGGAAATGCAGGAAATGCTGGTGTGTTTTCGGCTGTCGGCCCTGATGGAAGACGGTGAGGAGAACATTTTGATGCTGGGGATAGAGAACCGGGTGAAGCTTTATCCCACCGGGCGGCTGGCTGATCTGGCGGATCCGGCGGAAAACTGGCTGAAGCGGCTGGCCGATACCCTGCACATCACGCCGGAAGTGGTGGTGGACGGGAAAACCGTACTGGCTCCGCCGCGGGTTGAGGAACCCGGTGTTGAGGTGACGAATGAACCTGTGGAAACCGCGGCGGAAGACCGTCTCGCGCGTATGGAAAGGCTGGTTGTGGAACTGCGCCAGGAACTGCGCGCCTGGCGCGACCAGATGGAAGCCTGCTTGGATCGCCTGGAAAAGGAGTTCAAGGAAATCAGGGAGCACCAGCGGTCGATGTCCGGTATCCTGGGCGAGCACGAGGTGTTGCTCCGCAGCCTGCGCCGACGGGCGATCTGAGTAGGGAAAACTTTGTTGGTCAAAGAAAGCCGGATGGTATATAATTAAGGACGGAAATCACTGGCGGATAGACCAGTTATCTTCCGTCCATTAATTTTCTTGAGGTGGAGCATGGACAAGCTGAAAGTGATGACGATATTCGGCACGCGGCCGGAGGCCATCAAGATGGCGCCGGTGGTGAAGGAGCTGCAGAAGTTTCCCGACCAGATTATCACCAGAGTCACGGTGACCGCCCAGCACCGGGAGATGCTAGACCAGGTGCTGGACCTTTTTCAGATCAGGCCTGACCACGACCTGAACATCATGCAGGCGCGGCAGTCGCTCTTCGAGGTGACGACGCGGGCGCTTCAGGGTCTGCGGGAGGTGCTGGAGGCGGAGCGGCCCGACCTGGTGCTGGTGCACGGGGACACGACGACGACGTTTGTCGGCAGCCTGGCGGCTTTTTACCTCCAGATCCCGGTGGGACATGTGGAGGCGGGCTTGCGGACCCGCAACAAATACTCGCCCTTTCCCGAGGAGATGAACCGCAAGCTGACGGGCGCGCTGGCTGACCTGCACTTTGCCCCGACGGCGACTTCCCGTCAGAACCTGCTGGACGAAGCGGTGCCGGCCGAGCGGATCTGGGTGACGGGGAACACGGTGATCGACGCCCTGCTGGCTACGGTCAAGCCCGACTACCGGTTTACGGGGGAACTGGCGGCGATTGACCTGTCGCGGCGGACGCTGGTGGTGACCACCCACCGGCGGGAGAACCTGGGCGAGCCCCTGCGGCAGGTGTATCTGGCTTTTCGGGACCTGCTCGAGTATTTCCCGGATATCCAGATCGTTTTTCCCGTGCACCGGAACCCGCAGGTGCGGGAGGTGGTCAACGCGGTGCTGGGGCACCTGGACCGGGTGCACCTGATCGAACCCCTTGATTATGAACCTTTTGCCAACCTGATGAACCGGGCGACGCTGGTCCTGACCGATTCGGGCGGGCTGCAGGAGGAGGCGCCGTCCCTGGGCAAGCCGGTGCTGGTTCTGCGCGACACCACGGAGCGGCCGGAGGCGGTGGCGGCCGGCACGGTGAAGCTGGTGGGGACCGACCGGGAGACGGTCTTTCGGGAGACCCGGCGGCTGCTGGAGGACCGGCAGGAGTACGAGCGGATGGCCCGGGCGGTCAATCCTTACGGGGACGGGCACGCGGCCGAGCGGATCGTGCGGGCGATTCTGGAGTATTTCGGGCGAACAATTGTTTGACGCAGAGTGGTTAGTGTGGTATAATATGGATAAACGGTGTTAGGGGGGAGCCCGCGTGGAAAAAGTATTGGGGCAGATCCTGGATGAGCTGAAGTTGATGCGGCATGATCTGGACAGCTTGAAGGCGGATGTGGCGACTTTAAAGAACGATGTGGCGACTTTAAAGACCGATGTGACAACTTTAAAGACCGATGTGGCGACTTTAAAGACCGATGTGACGGGCCTGCAGGCGGGGCAGCAGGAGCACGCGCAAATCCTGCGCGCCCTGGAGCACCGCGCGCAGGAAAACGGGGCCCGGCTCACCCGCCTGGAGGAGAAGGTGGACTCGCTGCAGGGCGAGCAGGCGGCATTCCGTAAAGAGGTGAAGGAGCAACTGGCTGAGTTCAAGGAAGACCTGCTGTACGTGAGTAAAAAGGTCATTCAGCACGAGGCCAAACTGATGGCCTTAGGGCGGTAGCTGTTCAGGACATTAACCAGGATTTCGGACCGGTCAGCGAAGGGGGATTTCTTCAGGCGGTCGGCTAACCAGCGGCCAGAGCCAACTGCGAGGCGGGAAACTTTAGGCTAGTCTCAACATTCAGCCGGTGATCTGCCAGTAAATTTATCGGTCATGGTAAACAGACAGGTAGCGACCTTCGGTTAAGTCAAAAAATCAGCTTGGTAACTTGACGTTGGCTAAGTTTAAGTGTGTTCACTTCGGGGTATACTCATACCAGAACCATTATTTTCAAGGGGGTTTTGGGATGAGCCGGCCAGTGGTGATCAGGCGGCGGGGCCGCGGTAATATTTTCGATTTGTTTGTGAAGGCAAGCCAGAAAATCCTGCTGGAGAAAAAGGCCCGGCGCCTTTTTGGTGGGGAGTTGGATTAGACGAAGCGTTGTCAGACCCGGGTGTAGGGAGGGTCTGATTTTTTTTGCTGCGGCGCATAGAAAACGGGTGCTGTTGCCATAATAAAACAGTGAATTTTGCCTTGCAGGGAGGGGATCACAGTGGACTGGTTGTTGATGACCACATTTCAGACGGGGCTGGCCTTTATCAGTATCCTGGTGTACGCGCGGATCCTGGGCAAGGAACAGGTCGGGCAGCTGACGGTCTATGATTACATCACCGGCATCACGTTTGGCGATCTGGCGGCGATGATTGCGATCGGGGGCACCGAGAAGATCTGGCAGCACCTGTGGGCCCTGACCGTATTTGTCGCGCTGGCTTTTTCGGCGGCGTTTATCACAGAGAAAAGCCGCCCTTTGCGGAAACTGATCGAGGGGGAACCGACGGTGGTGATCCACAACGGCAAGATTCTGGAAGACAACATGCGGCGCATGCGGTACAGCGTGGATAACCTCATGACTCAGCTGCGTGACAAGAACATTTTCAACATTGCCGACGTGGAGTACGCCATCCTGGAGACCAACGGGTCCCTCAGCGTGCTGCCCAAGTCCCAGCACCGGCCCGTCACCCCGCAGGACCTGCAGCTGCCGACACAGTACGAGGGGGTACCCACTGAACTGGTGGTGGATGGTCAGGTCATTTACCCGAACTTGCAGCAGTTGAACCTGGACGAGCAGTGGCTGATCGCGGAACTCCAGAAGC is a window encoding:
- the wecB gene encoding UDP-N-acetylglucosamine 2-epimerase (non-hydrolyzing), with protein sequence MDKLKVMTIFGTRPEAIKMAPVVKELQKFPDQIITRVTVTAQHREMLDQVLDLFQIRPDHDLNIMQARQSLFEVTTRALQGLREVLEAERPDLVLVHGDTTTTFVGSLAAFYLQIPVGHVEAGLRTRNKYSPFPEEMNRKLTGALADLHFAPTATSRQNLLDEAVPAERIWVTGNTVIDALLATVKPDYRFTGELAAIDLSRRTLVVTTHRRENLGEPLRQVYLAFRDLLEYFPDIQIVFPVHRNPQVREVVNAVLGHLDRVHLIEPLDYEPFANLMNRATLVLTDSGGLQEEAPSLGKPVLVLRDTTERPEAVAAGTVKLVGTDRETVFRETRRLLEDRQEYERMARAVNPYGDGHAAERIVRAILEYFGRTIV
- a CDS encoding DUF421 domain-containing protein, which produces MTTFQTGLAFISILVYARILGKEQVGQLTVYDYITGITFGDLAAMIAIGGTEKIWQHLWALTVFVALAFSAAFITEKSRPLRKLIEGEPTVVIHNGKILEDNMRRMRYSVDNLMTQLRDKNIFNIADVEYAILETNGSLSVLPKSQHRPVTPQDLQLPTQYEGVPTELVVDGQVIYPNLQQLNLDEQWLIAELQKQGFNSVRDVVYASLDASGKLYIDQRRDNLQFPVDVDDK